One Aphidius gifuensis isolate YNYX2018 linkage group LG5, ASM1490517v1, whole genome shotgun sequence genomic region harbors:
- the LOC122856611 gene encoding UDP-N-acetylglucosamine--peptide N-acetylglucosaminyltransferase 110 kDa subunit isoform X1, translated as MNDLTINNSGVIAVCNYDNNYGILQETSSVISPSHFEFGSNFFYISQDKEITSSNNTDDNNWLLELAHREYQAGDYENAEKHCMQLLRQEQNNTGVLLLLSSIHFQCRKLEKSAHYSTLAIKHNPLLAEAYSNLGNVYKERGQLVDALENYKHAVRLKPDFIDGYINLAAALVAAGDMEQAVSAYVTALQYNPDLYCVRSDLGNLLKALSRLDEAKACYLKAIETRPDFAVAWSNLGCVFNAQGEIWLAIHHFEKAVALDPNFLDAYINLGNVLKEARIFDRAVAAYLRALNLSPNNAVVHGNLACVYYEQGLIDLAIDTYRRAIELQPNFPDAYCNLANALKEKGQVSEAEECYNTALKLCSSHADSLNNLANIKREQGYIEEATRLYLKALEVFPEFAAAHSNLASVLQQQGKLNEALMHYKEAIRIQPTFADAYSNMGNTLKEMQDIQGALQCYTRAIQINPAFADAHSNLASIHKDSGNIPEAIQSYRTALKLKPDFPDAYCNLAHCLQIACDWTDYEARMKKLVSIVAEQIDKGRLPSVHPHHSMLYPLSHDFRKAIAARHANLCIEKIQILHKGPYKYPIEAGARLKVGYVSSDFGNHPTSHLMQSIPGLHDKSNIEVFCYALSVDDGTNFRSKIAREAEHFIDLSQIPCNGKAADRINADGVHILVNMNGYTKGARNEIFALKPAPVQVMWLGYPGTSGASFMDYIITDEITSPIELESQYSEKLAYMPHTYFIGDHKQMFPHLKERLILSDKLSMKGKVADNVAVINATDLSPMIENTMVKEIREIVVADSKNKTLEISMKVAELPTTTPIENMIAAGHGQMSVNGVVVQNGMSSMPINTKTATGEEVPQNIVITTRQQYGLPEDAVVYCNFNQLYKIDPLTLQMWVYILKHVPNSVLWLLRFPAVGEPNLQATAQQLGLSPGRILFSNVAAKEEHVRRGQLADVCLDTPLCNGHTTSMDVLWTGTPCVTLPGETLASRVAASQLHTLGCPELIARTKQEYQDIAIKLGNDKEYLKAIRVKVWKARSESPLFDCKMYAQGMEMLYKKMWEKYSRGEKPDHVAAIDNSEHKMISS; from the exons atgaatgatttaacaataaataatagtggTGTAATTGCTGTGtgtaattatgataataattatggaATTTTACAAGAAACAAGTAGTGTTATTTCACCAAGTCATTTCGAATTtggatcaaattttttttacatatcacAAGACAAAGAAATAACAAGTAGCAATAAcactgatgataataatt ggctTCTAGAACTTGCTCATCGTGAGTATCAAGCTGGTGATTATGAAAATGCTGAAAAACATTGTATGCAATTATTAAGACAGGAACAAAATAATACTGGAGTATTATTGTTACTCTCATCAATACATTTTCAATGTCGTAAACTTGAAAA atCAGCTCATTATAGTACTCTTGCTATTAAACACAATCCACTGTTGGCCGAGGCATACAGTAACTTGGGAAATGTTTACAAAGAACGTGGACAATTAGTAGATGCTctagaaaattataaacatgctGTTAGATTGAAGCCTGATTTTATTGATGgatatattaatttagcaGCTGCTCTAGTTGCTGCTGGTGATATGGAACAAGCTGTTTCAGCTTATGTCACTGCTCTCCAGTATAATCCA GATCTCTACTGTGTTCGCAGCGATCTTGGTAATCTATTGAAAGCATTGTCCAGACTTGATGAAGCCAAG GCTTGCTACTTGAAGGCGATTGAGACTCGTCCTGATTTTGCTGTTGCTTGGAGCAATCTTGGATGTGTATTTAATGCACAAGGTGAAATATGGCTGGCAATTCATCATTTTGAAAAAGCTGTTGCACTTGATCCAAATTTTCTTGATGCATATATTAATTTGGGAAATGTTCTTAAAGAGGCAAGAATATTTGACAG agCCGTTGCTGCTTACTTGAGAGCATTAAATTTGAGTCCAAACAATGCAGTTGTACATGGAAATTTGGCCTGTGTTTATTACGAGCAagg TCTTATTGATTTGGCAATTGACACATATCGTCGTGCAATTGAATTACAACCAAACTTTCCTGATGCATATTGCAACTTGGCTAATGCACTCAAGGAAAAGGGTCAGGTTTCGGAAGCTGAGGAATGTTATAATACAGCCCTCAAGCTTTGTTCATCACATGCTGATTCCCTAAACAATTtg GCAAATATTAAAAGAGAACAAGGATACATTGAAGAAGCAACTCGTCTGTATTTGAAAGCACTTGAGGTATTTCCTGAATTTGCTGCAGCACATAGTAATCTTGCATCTGTATTACAACAACAGGGTAAATTAAATGAAGCTTTGATGCATTATAAAGAAGCAATACGTATACAACCAACATTTGCTGATGCTTATTCAAATATGGGAAATACACTTAAAGAAATGCAAGATATACAAGGTGCATTACAATGTTATACAAGAGCAATACAAATAAATCCAGCATTTGCTGATGCACATTCAAATTTAGCATCAATACATAAAGATTCTGGTAATATACCAGAAGCAATACAATCATACAGAAcagcattaaaattaaaaccagATTTTCCAGATGCATATTGTAATCTTGCTCATTGTTTACAAATTGCATGTGATTGGACTGATTATGAAGCTAGAATGAAAAAACTTGTATCAATTGTTGCTGAACAAATTGATAAAGGACGTTTACCAAGTGTTCATCCTCATCATTCAATGCTTTATCCATTATCACATGATTTTAGAAAAGCCATTGCTGCTCGTCATGCTAATTTATGCATTGAAAAg attCAAATTTTACACAAAGGACCATATAAATATCCAATAGAAGCTGGTGCACGTTTAAAAGTTGGCTATGTATCATCTGATTTTGGTAATCATCCAACAAGTCATTTGATGCAATCAATACCTGGCCTAcatgataaatcaaatattgaaGTGTTTTGTTATGCATTGAGTGTTGATGATGGAACAAATTTCCGTTCAAAAATAGCACGTGAAGCTGaacattttattgatttatcacaAATACCATGTAATGGTAAAGCTGCTGATCGTATTAATGCTGATGGTGTTCATATATTAGTTAACATGAATGGCTATACAAAAGGTGCAAGAAATGAAATATTTGCATTAAAACCAGCACCAGTACAAGTTATGTGGCTTGGTTATCCAGGTACATCTGGTGCTAGTTTTATGGATTATATTATAACAGATGAAATAACATCACCAATTGAATTGGAAAGTCAATACAGTGAAAAATTAGCTTATATGCcacatacatattttattggtGATCATAAACAAATGTTTCCACATTTAAAAGAACGTTTAATATTAtcagataaattatcaatgaaagGTAAAGTTGCTGATAATGTTGCTGTTATAAATGCAACTGATTTATCACCAATGATTGAAAATACAATGGTCAAAGAAATACGTGAAATAGTTGTTGCtgattctaaaaataaaacacttgAAATATCAATGAAAGTTGCTGAAttaccaacaacaacaccaattgaaaatatgattGCTGCTGGACACGGTCAAATGTCAGTTAATGGTGTTGTTGTACAAAATGGAATGTCATCAATGCCAATAAATACTAAAACAGCAACTGGTGAAGAAGTACcacaaaatattgttataacaACACGTCAACAATATGGTTTACCTGAAGATGCTgttgtttattgtaattttaatcaattatataaaattgatccATTGACATTACAAATGTgggtatatatattaaaacatgTACCAAATTCTGTACTTTGGTTACTACGTTTTCCAGCAGTTGGTGAACCAAATTTACAAGCAACAGCACAACAACTTGGTCTATCACCAggtagaatattatttagtaatGTTGCTGCTAAAGAAGAACATGTTAGACGAGGACAATTGGCTGATGTTTGTCTTGATACACCATTATGTAATGGTCATACAACAAGTATGGATGTTTTATGGACTGGTACACCATGTGTTACATTACCTGGTGAAACATTAGCATCAAGAGTTGCTGCAAGTCAATTACATACACTTGGTTGTCCTGAATTAATTGCAAGAACCAAACAAGAGTATCAAGATATTGCTATTAAATTAGGAAATGACAAAGAATA cttaaaAGCAATTCGTGTCAAGGTATGGAAAGCACGATCAGAAAGTCCACTATTTGATTGTAAAATGTATGCACAAGGAATGGAAAtgttgtacaaaaaaatgtgGGAAAAATATTCACGTGGTGAAAAACCAGATCACGTTGCTGCTATTGATAATTCTGAACACAAAATGATTTCATCATAa
- the LOC122856611 gene encoding UDP-N-acetylglucosamine--peptide N-acetylglucosaminyltransferase 110 kDa subunit isoform X2 produces MQTSQAQGHQQIPGANVILKMSEMPQLSTVGLLELAHREYQAGDYENAEKHCMQLLRQEQNNTGVLLLLSSIHFQCRKLEKSAHYSTLAIKHNPLLAEAYSNLGNVYKERGQLVDALENYKHAVRLKPDFIDGYINLAAALVAAGDMEQAVSAYVTALQYNPDLYCVRSDLGNLLKALSRLDEAKACYLKAIETRPDFAVAWSNLGCVFNAQGEIWLAIHHFEKAVALDPNFLDAYINLGNVLKEARIFDRAVAAYLRALNLSPNNAVVHGNLACVYYEQGLIDLAIDTYRRAIELQPNFPDAYCNLANALKEKGQVSEAEECYNTALKLCSSHADSLNNLANIKREQGYIEEATRLYLKALEVFPEFAAAHSNLASVLQQQGKLNEALMHYKEAIRIQPTFADAYSNMGNTLKEMQDIQGALQCYTRAIQINPAFADAHSNLASIHKDSGNIPEAIQSYRTALKLKPDFPDAYCNLAHCLQIACDWTDYEARMKKLVSIVAEQIDKGRLPSVHPHHSMLYPLSHDFRKAIAARHANLCIEKIQILHKGPYKYPIEAGARLKVGYVSSDFGNHPTSHLMQSIPGLHDKSNIEVFCYALSVDDGTNFRSKIAREAEHFIDLSQIPCNGKAADRINADGVHILVNMNGYTKGARNEIFALKPAPVQVMWLGYPGTSGASFMDYIITDEITSPIELESQYSEKLAYMPHTYFIGDHKQMFPHLKERLILSDKLSMKGKVADNVAVINATDLSPMIENTMVKEIREIVVADSKNKTLEISMKVAELPTTTPIENMIAAGHGQMSVNGVVVQNGMSSMPINTKTATGEEVPQNIVITTRQQYGLPEDAVVYCNFNQLYKIDPLTLQMWVYILKHVPNSVLWLLRFPAVGEPNLQATAQQLGLSPGRILFSNVAAKEEHVRRGQLADVCLDTPLCNGHTTSMDVLWTGTPCVTLPGETLASRVAASQLHTLGCPELIARTKQEYQDIAIKLGNDKEYLKAIRVKVWKARSESPLFDCKMYAQGMEMLYKKMWEKYSRGEKPDHVAAIDNSEHKMISS; encoded by the exons atgcaAACTTCACAAGCGCAGGGTCATCAACAAATACCAGGTGCAAAtgtcatattaaaaatgagtGAAATGCCACAACTTTCAACTGTCG ggctTCTAGAACTTGCTCATCGTGAGTATCAAGCTGGTGATTATGAAAATGCTGAAAAACATTGTATGCAATTATTAAGACAGGAACAAAATAATACTGGAGTATTATTGTTACTCTCATCAATACATTTTCAATGTCGTAAACTTGAAAA atCAGCTCATTATAGTACTCTTGCTATTAAACACAATCCACTGTTGGCCGAGGCATACAGTAACTTGGGAAATGTTTACAAAGAACGTGGACAATTAGTAGATGCTctagaaaattataaacatgctGTTAGATTGAAGCCTGATTTTATTGATGgatatattaatttagcaGCTGCTCTAGTTGCTGCTGGTGATATGGAACAAGCTGTTTCAGCTTATGTCACTGCTCTCCAGTATAATCCA GATCTCTACTGTGTTCGCAGCGATCTTGGTAATCTATTGAAAGCATTGTCCAGACTTGATGAAGCCAAG GCTTGCTACTTGAAGGCGATTGAGACTCGTCCTGATTTTGCTGTTGCTTGGAGCAATCTTGGATGTGTATTTAATGCACAAGGTGAAATATGGCTGGCAATTCATCATTTTGAAAAAGCTGTTGCACTTGATCCAAATTTTCTTGATGCATATATTAATTTGGGAAATGTTCTTAAAGAGGCAAGAATATTTGACAG agCCGTTGCTGCTTACTTGAGAGCATTAAATTTGAGTCCAAACAATGCAGTTGTACATGGAAATTTGGCCTGTGTTTATTACGAGCAagg TCTTATTGATTTGGCAATTGACACATATCGTCGTGCAATTGAATTACAACCAAACTTTCCTGATGCATATTGCAACTTGGCTAATGCACTCAAGGAAAAGGGTCAGGTTTCGGAAGCTGAGGAATGTTATAATACAGCCCTCAAGCTTTGTTCATCACATGCTGATTCCCTAAACAATTtg GCAAATATTAAAAGAGAACAAGGATACATTGAAGAAGCAACTCGTCTGTATTTGAAAGCACTTGAGGTATTTCCTGAATTTGCTGCAGCACATAGTAATCTTGCATCTGTATTACAACAACAGGGTAAATTAAATGAAGCTTTGATGCATTATAAAGAAGCAATACGTATACAACCAACATTTGCTGATGCTTATTCAAATATGGGAAATACACTTAAAGAAATGCAAGATATACAAGGTGCATTACAATGTTATACAAGAGCAATACAAATAAATCCAGCATTTGCTGATGCACATTCAAATTTAGCATCAATACATAAAGATTCTGGTAATATACCAGAAGCAATACAATCATACAGAAcagcattaaaattaaaaccagATTTTCCAGATGCATATTGTAATCTTGCTCATTGTTTACAAATTGCATGTGATTGGACTGATTATGAAGCTAGAATGAAAAAACTTGTATCAATTGTTGCTGAACAAATTGATAAAGGACGTTTACCAAGTGTTCATCCTCATCATTCAATGCTTTATCCATTATCACATGATTTTAGAAAAGCCATTGCTGCTCGTCATGCTAATTTATGCATTGAAAAg attCAAATTTTACACAAAGGACCATATAAATATCCAATAGAAGCTGGTGCACGTTTAAAAGTTGGCTATGTATCATCTGATTTTGGTAATCATCCAACAAGTCATTTGATGCAATCAATACCTGGCCTAcatgataaatcaaatattgaaGTGTTTTGTTATGCATTGAGTGTTGATGATGGAACAAATTTCCGTTCAAAAATAGCACGTGAAGCTGaacattttattgatttatcacaAATACCATGTAATGGTAAAGCTGCTGATCGTATTAATGCTGATGGTGTTCATATATTAGTTAACATGAATGGCTATACAAAAGGTGCAAGAAATGAAATATTTGCATTAAAACCAGCACCAGTACAAGTTATGTGGCTTGGTTATCCAGGTACATCTGGTGCTAGTTTTATGGATTATATTATAACAGATGAAATAACATCACCAATTGAATTGGAAAGTCAATACAGTGAAAAATTAGCTTATATGCcacatacatattttattggtGATCATAAACAAATGTTTCCACATTTAAAAGAACGTTTAATATTAtcagataaattatcaatgaaagGTAAAGTTGCTGATAATGTTGCTGTTATAAATGCAACTGATTTATCACCAATGATTGAAAATACAATGGTCAAAGAAATACGTGAAATAGTTGTTGCtgattctaaaaataaaacacttgAAATATCAATGAAAGTTGCTGAAttaccaacaacaacaccaattgaaaatatgattGCTGCTGGACACGGTCAAATGTCAGTTAATGGTGTTGTTGTACAAAATGGAATGTCATCAATGCCAATAAATACTAAAACAGCAACTGGTGAAGAAGTACcacaaaatattgttataacaACACGTCAACAATATGGTTTACCTGAAGATGCTgttgtttattgtaattttaatcaattatataaaattgatccATTGACATTACAAATGTgggtatatatattaaaacatgTACCAAATTCTGTACTTTGGTTACTACGTTTTCCAGCAGTTGGTGAACCAAATTTACAAGCAACAGCACAACAACTTGGTCTATCACCAggtagaatattatttagtaatGTTGCTGCTAAAGAAGAACATGTTAGACGAGGACAATTGGCTGATGTTTGTCTTGATACACCATTATGTAATGGTCATACAACAAGTATGGATGTTTTATGGACTGGTACACCATGTGTTACATTACCTGGTGAAACATTAGCATCAAGAGTTGCTGCAAGTCAATTACATACACTTGGTTGTCCTGAATTAATTGCAAGAACCAAACAAGAGTATCAAGATATTGCTATTAAATTAGGAAATGACAAAGAATA cttaaaAGCAATTCGTGTCAAGGTATGGAAAGCACGATCAGAAAGTCCACTATTTGATTGTAAAATGTATGCACAAGGAATGGAAAtgttgtacaaaaaaatgtgGGAAAAATATTCACGTGGTGAAAAACCAGATCACGTTGCTGCTATTGATAATTCTGAACACAAAATGATTTCATCATAa
- the LOC122856611 gene encoding UDP-N-acetylglucosamine--peptide N-acetylglucosaminyltransferase 110 kDa subunit isoform X4 produces the protein MEYQCVIVYTVISPSSSISSSLRLQIENTIANPVPTGCIAWLKSWIKRAVAAYLRALNLSPNNAVVHGNLACVYYEQGLIDLAIDTYRRAIELQPNFPDAYCNLANALKEKGQVSEAEECYNTALKLCSSHADSLNNLANIKREQGYIEEATRLYLKALEVFPEFAAAHSNLASVLQQQGKLNEALMHYKEAIRIQPTFADAYSNMGNTLKEMQDIQGALQCYTRAIQINPAFADAHSNLASIHKDSGNIPEAIQSYRTALKLKPDFPDAYCNLAHCLQIACDWTDYEARMKKLVSIVAEQIDKGRLPSVHPHHSMLYPLSHDFRKAIAARHANLCIEKIQILHKGPYKYPIEAGARLKVGYVSSDFGNHPTSHLMQSIPGLHDKSNIEVFCYALSVDDGTNFRSKIAREAEHFIDLSQIPCNGKAADRINADGVHILVNMNGYTKGARNEIFALKPAPVQVMWLGYPGTSGASFMDYIITDEITSPIELESQYSEKLAYMPHTYFIGDHKQMFPHLKERLILSDKLSMKGKVADNVAVINATDLSPMIENTMVKEIREIVVADSKNKTLEISMKVAELPTTTPIENMIAAGHGQMSVNGVVVQNGMSSMPINTKTATGEEVPQNIVITTRQQYGLPEDAVVYCNFNQLYKIDPLTLQMWVYILKHVPNSVLWLLRFPAVGEPNLQATAQQLGLSPGRILFSNVAAKEEHVRRGQLADVCLDTPLCNGHTTSMDVLWTGTPCVTLPGETLASRVAASQLHTLGCPELIARTKQEYQDIAIKLGNDKEYLKAIRVKVWKARSESPLFDCKMYAQGMEMLYKKMWEKYSRGEKPDHVAAIDNSEHKMISS, from the exons ATGGAGTACCAGTGTGTTATTGTATACACTGTAATATCACCATCAAGCTCAATATCATCCTCTCTACGtttacaaattgaaaatactaTTGCAAATCCTGTGCCAACTGGGTGTATTGCGTGGCTTAAATCTTGGATTAAAAG agCCGTTGCTGCTTACTTGAGAGCATTAAATTTGAGTCCAAACAATGCAGTTGTACATGGAAATTTGGCCTGTGTTTATTACGAGCAagg TCTTATTGATTTGGCAATTGACACATATCGTCGTGCAATTGAATTACAACCAAACTTTCCTGATGCATATTGCAACTTGGCTAATGCACTCAAGGAAAAGGGTCAGGTTTCGGAAGCTGAGGAATGTTATAATACAGCCCTCAAGCTTTGTTCATCACATGCTGATTCCCTAAACAATTtg GCAAATATTAAAAGAGAACAAGGATACATTGAAGAAGCAACTCGTCTGTATTTGAAAGCACTTGAGGTATTTCCTGAATTTGCTGCAGCACATAGTAATCTTGCATCTGTATTACAACAACAGGGTAAATTAAATGAAGCTTTGATGCATTATAAAGAAGCAATACGTATACAACCAACATTTGCTGATGCTTATTCAAATATGGGAAATACACTTAAAGAAATGCAAGATATACAAGGTGCATTACAATGTTATACAAGAGCAATACAAATAAATCCAGCATTTGCTGATGCACATTCAAATTTAGCATCAATACATAAAGATTCTGGTAATATACCAGAAGCAATACAATCATACAGAAcagcattaaaattaaaaccagATTTTCCAGATGCATATTGTAATCTTGCTCATTGTTTACAAATTGCATGTGATTGGACTGATTATGAAGCTAGAATGAAAAAACTTGTATCAATTGTTGCTGAACAAATTGATAAAGGACGTTTACCAAGTGTTCATCCTCATCATTCAATGCTTTATCCATTATCACATGATTTTAGAAAAGCCATTGCTGCTCGTCATGCTAATTTATGCATTGAAAAg attCAAATTTTACACAAAGGACCATATAAATATCCAATAGAAGCTGGTGCACGTTTAAAAGTTGGCTATGTATCATCTGATTTTGGTAATCATCCAACAAGTCATTTGATGCAATCAATACCTGGCCTAcatgataaatcaaatattgaaGTGTTTTGTTATGCATTGAGTGTTGATGATGGAACAAATTTCCGTTCAAAAATAGCACGTGAAGCTGaacattttattgatttatcacaAATACCATGTAATGGTAAAGCTGCTGATCGTATTAATGCTGATGGTGTTCATATATTAGTTAACATGAATGGCTATACAAAAGGTGCAAGAAATGAAATATTTGCATTAAAACCAGCACCAGTACAAGTTATGTGGCTTGGTTATCCAGGTACATCTGGTGCTAGTTTTATGGATTATATTATAACAGATGAAATAACATCACCAATTGAATTGGAAAGTCAATACAGTGAAAAATTAGCTTATATGCcacatacatattttattggtGATCATAAACAAATGTTTCCACATTTAAAAGAACGTTTAATATTAtcagataaattatcaatgaaagGTAAAGTTGCTGATAATGTTGCTGTTATAAATGCAACTGATTTATCACCAATGATTGAAAATACAATGGTCAAAGAAATACGTGAAATAGTTGTTGCtgattctaaaaataaaacacttgAAATATCAATGAAAGTTGCTGAAttaccaacaacaacaccaattgaaaatatgattGCTGCTGGACACGGTCAAATGTCAGTTAATGGTGTTGTTGTACAAAATGGAATGTCATCAATGCCAATAAATACTAAAACAGCAACTGGTGAAGAAGTACcacaaaatattgttataacaACACGTCAACAATATGGTTTACCTGAAGATGCTgttgtttattgtaattttaatcaattatataaaattgatccATTGACATTACAAATGTgggtatatatattaaaacatgTACCAAATTCTGTACTTTGGTTACTACGTTTTCCAGCAGTTGGTGAACCAAATTTACAAGCAACAGCACAACAACTTGGTCTATCACCAggtagaatattatttagtaatGTTGCTGCTAAAGAAGAACATGTTAGACGAGGACAATTGGCTGATGTTTGTCTTGATACACCATTATGTAATGGTCATACAACAAGTATGGATGTTTTATGGACTGGTACACCATGTGTTACATTACCTGGTGAAACATTAGCATCAAGAGTTGCTGCAAGTCAATTACATACACTTGGTTGTCCTGAATTAATTGCAAGAACCAAACAAGAGTATCAAGATATTGCTATTAAATTAGGAAATGACAAAGAATA cttaaaAGCAATTCGTGTCAAGGTATGGAAAGCACGATCAGAAAGTCCACTATTTGATTGTAAAATGTATGCACAAGGAATGGAAAtgttgtacaaaaaaatgtgGGAAAAATATTCACGTGGTGAAAAACCAGATCACGTTGCTGCTATTGATAATTCTGAACACAAAATGATTTCATCATAa